The Arachis ipaensis cultivar K30076 chromosome B05, Araip1.1, whole genome shotgun sequence nucleotide sequence tttcttaaaccacaaatcctagcttgcttgctaattaccttagcaacaagttagtggaaacaagaacaattaacaacccaagaattatcactaaatgttggacattatggctctagtaatccactacaagaaaacaagctttttgctacgcttttaaagcatggcgaAAAGTCCAAAAAGGCgtatagcttttcgccacgctttttgagctaccagcacgcttttgaaagggtcacaattGCAAGGGTGccagttgctctatcgccacgcttttggtgacctatcgTCATGCTTTTTTTCTTGCCAAGCTTTTAaagatcgccacgctttaaaagcgtggccatatgtgtgaaatatggctacgcttttaaagcgtgccaatagcatgccatatggctacgctttaaaagcgtgccaatagcaagacatatggctacacttttaaagcgtgccaatagctgTGAGATACAgctacacttttaaagcgtggctgttGATGCCCACTGTAACGTTATggccacgctttcaaagcgtggcAACAAGtggagatatggctacgctttgaAAGCATGCCAATAGGTACTGAACTAAATTACAGCTATAAGCGTGGCTGTTAATTGCTGTTGTACAATATGGCCactcttttaaagcgtggctgtaaGTTAGTTCAGTACCTATTGGCACTCTTTTTTTATAAACCTTACAAAAtcatagataattttaaaatttaaaagatgacTACTAATTTTAAATCAACTAATCCTTACTTCATAAACTTGTCACAGAAAAAGTGTTTGATCACATGATATACTCTaacaaaataccaaaaatcaaaGTCTCATCCACTAGCAATTTCCTAATACATGAATTACAATTCCAACATGGGTTACATTATCTACTTCCTTTACACTTCATTACAAAATATAAAACTTCATGATTACTGATCATCATTGTGAGAGAAATTGTTTTCAGCACTGCCctgcataattttaaatattgttgTGTGTTAGTGCATCTTATACCAAACCAAAAAATGAAAAGACATATATTACACATTAGCAATGTTAGTAGCAATAATTGTTTTATCAACAAACTGCCTTATAGTAGTACAATAATTGTAACCAGCAAAGGCTTTTCTTTCATTGAAAGGCACTATACTTTTTTTGTtcttaaagttttcaaaaaaggGAAAGGGTACTGATATAGGAAGCTAACAATCAAACTGCCCcctctccctttttttttttactgcaACTGTCACATGTTTTACTCAACAATGGCATGTATCACCCTAACTCCTAATATATTTCACAACCAAATTAACCATTCTTGTATCCCTATATTGCACTTGCAGTCACATGCACCATAAGTTTATACTAGCAACTGGAGAATCAATACAAATTGCATATGGATCAATTCTATAACTGATTCCTTCTTCTGATTAATATTTAAGgtgggaaaagaaagaaagaaaagaccaATCCCCAATAAATAAATCAAGCAAAATGAGATATACCATGAGAGCCATTAATTCCTTCTGGAGTCtacaaaaatcaatacaaataaaaccattaaaattcaattatggtttcttttcttttcctttttccaatTTGATTAGGAAAAAGTGCAAATCTTCAAAGAATTCTTGTGTTTTCCAAAATTGAGATTCAATGCCACACTAGATACCAAACAAAACACTACTGAAAAGTCAACAACTTTGAATTCAGATTCCAATTCAACACCATTAGCACCATTTATAATCTTTTATCTCACTATCAAAtatccaaaatcaacaacaacaataagtcAACAACTTTGAATGGAAATATATCGAATATCCAAAGATAGTTACTTACATCTTTGGGTGGAATATGAGTTGATTTGGAGGAGCGATGAGTATTTCTTGGTCTGCTACTTGAGGCATCCAAATGAGAATTTTGGGCAGCTTGCACTAAGGCTGCTACCTCTTCCTCACTCATTCCAGGGTTGACTTGGTGCACCAATACCTTTAATAAACTACATACACCGTCCATCTTCTTCTCTAATGATTCAACCTTGTCATTGTATTCAATTTTGACTTGTCGAATCTCCTCATCCTTTTTAAGAGAGATTCTTGTAATCGAAGCCCCATAACAACGAACTCGACCTGGTTGGTCCTTTCCTAGCACTCCTACAAATGCATCCTCATTATTTTCCCCTGCCTCTATGCGGGTTTGAAGTTCAGCCTGTCAAAAGTGAGGAGCAATAAAATACAAAGCTGCATTAACTCAATATTAATAGAAATCACTATAGAATTTATATTGTACAAAtccaaatacaaatacaaacaaCTCACAATTGTGCTTTGTGTTTTAGCatcaatttcttttccttttttacttGTGCGAGTTGCTATGAAAACTTCAACTCTTGATGGTTCTTCACTGTTCTCTTTAGAGTCGTGCTAGAGTACATATAGAAAAATTTACATGAAGCATACTAACTAGAAAAGTACAACATGAATATATAtgagaaatcacaaaaaaataagtTATATTACCAGCTGCTTGCGCACTATTCCAAAATTTGTGGAACCCATCGGGTGAGGACATGTTTGCTTTGACCTATTTTCAGCATTTTTAGTAGACACATCctaaatataaacatgaaaaagagATGTTATTATTCTTAATAaacatgttttcttgttttttcaAAATCACATTACCTTTTTTCAAAACACCAAGTTTAATCACATAAAGAACTAAAAGACAATATTACCTTGACAGTCGGAAGACTCCAATACCGAATTAGTTTGCAAAATTGAACCTCAAGGATCTCTAACGGTCGATTCTTTATCATTTCTTTCTTTGTGTTGTACTTCAAGAAATGTTCCTTTTTTATTTCGCCTTTGTATTTTTTCCATGCACGACAAAATCCCTTCATTACCCACGGCTTTGAAGTTATTGGAAGAATGAATTTTTGCTAAACAAGACAACAAATTAGAATGTCAAAGGTTGGCATAAATAaagtaacaaataaattttaaaaaaattatctataATGCTATATTTACATACATTGGCATACTCCCACATGTCCTCTTTGAGGTTTTTAGGCACACCATGCCAACTAGTATATAGCAAAGTCACAAAACGAGGATTTCTAACTGTTGTGCCCAAAATTTGGTTGAGGTTAGATACGACCTCCTTGGTTGGACCTATAGGCTGCTCTCCAAAAAATTCCACCTCCCGTCGATCATTAAAATAAGTGGCATGAAGCTTTTTGCACATAGTCTTTccataaatttttttctttattgtgCCTAAGTCCGATTAAAATAACAGAATTTTAACTCAAATCAACTTAGAAGTAATACAAGCTACATTTTGACAAtaaggtaaaacaagaaaaacaccTTTATTACTAGCTTGTCCACCATTACCCCCATCATTTGCAGCATCATCAAGCTCATCTTCCTCATCTTTCTCATCTTCATCTTCCAAATTTATCCCATGTACCTTAAATACATGTCAAGACTCATTCCTTTTTTCGTTGAACTTGCACTTAGCTCGCTTGTATCTTCTCCCTCATCATCAGAACTTAAATCATTTTGTTCCATCGCATATTAAATGGTCATACACGACATCTCTCCTTAACCAAAGTCTATTACAACACTTTGCACATGGGTATTGAATTTCTTCTCCTTGAGGAATTTTCGGTGATGAAAAAGCAAAGTGTAAAAACTTTTCTACACCGAGTTGATATTCTTTTTCATGATGTGGTGTATCCATCCAATTCTTGGACACATCCATCAAAAACCTATATATTTCAAATAGATAGCTAAGTTTCTAGCTTGAAGTCTCTACTGCTAGTCTCACTAACTGCGAGTCTAGCTTCCTAATTAACTAAGAGACAATATTTTCCAAGTCTCCAAAATACTTTGAAGGCATTGGACATAAAATAGCatcagaaaattaaattttagcaATTCTTAAAGAAGGTCCTGAAGTGAGTACCTCAGGAAAGCACTTAAGTTATCCGCATAACATCAATAACAAATTAATAGATGTATTTAAACTCGCATGAACCAACCTTAAATACTGTCTTAATCCGTACCACAACAGCACCAAAGTATTAGCGTAGCAAAAGCAGAATTAGAAAGGTAGCAGCGGCAGCGAATAGTGATTCAGCAGCAGATAATCAGTACCACAGCAACATCAAAGCAATACCACAGGAGAAGCAGAATAAAAGAAGTGGTAGTAGTAGTTGATAGATAACTATCAAAAGCCTGCTAGAAagcataattaaatttttttcttactttaaaacataaaaaattcatGAATATAAACTCTTTTGAGAATATAAACACATTTCTTGATTATTTTTCGCTGTTATATAAACTGTTTTATGAATTACTAGTACTATTTCAATTTTGACTTAAAACTGGCAAGTATGTCTCAACTTTAATTTCTCTGAGATTAAAGTATATCTAGGCTGTGATTTTTCAATAATCTAATTGTAGGTCCCTGATAAGTATACTTTAAATACAATCATTCTCAAGCCATAAggtaatcataataataataaacttctACCTAAGAATAACTGTATTAATTAAAGATTACTCCATCAAATAGAAACAGCAAAGCATGAAAAATTatgcaattttctttttaattctaGTGTATTATTCAACCTTCTTTTTTCTCACAGAATTTTCTGACCATAGCAATCACATTGGAAAGACATGAGCAAACAACTCAGAATCAGAGTGTTAATCCTGTAGTGCCCTTTTTTCactttcttctatattttgcagTCTAAAAAATATTTCCAAGTAATATTCAAAAAATGCAGTATGAAAAGAATAAGAACTCTACAACCCAAACTATCATATGTAATGTGGGTAGCATATGGCAAGAAATAGTTAAAAATAGTTGAAAGTTTAAGAAACCAAAGTATAAACAAAGCAGTACCATAGGAGCAGCAGaataaaagaattgaaaataatttcATACCCTTAGCTTTAGATTCATTTTTATCCATTCAAACATACAAGAACagatcatatttatatttttgttaaGAGTTTTCATTTATCAACATTTAATATTTTAGTCATATAATAATATTGTAGGATAATGGTCCATTTAAAAGACTAAAATCTAATCAATTTTTTTAAGATACTATATgttaaaaaaaactaattatatatatatttttatatattttatacactAGCATAACTTCTAAATTTACAAAAATGAAACAGTATTCAAATATATAAGTAACTTTAAATAATTTTAGCAAGAATTTAATTGTAAATTGTGCTCTATGCAGAGGATGATTTTTAAACTCTTAACTCCCCTGACAACTCCTTCAAAGTTCAAACTTTATGATTGGCTATCACTTAAAATTActcaaaaaaaaaacataatataaaaaattaatctaaCAGCGATATAAGAAAGAATAACAACAACTTCCAAgtgaacaagaaaagaaacatgaACTAAAAGTTCAACTACTTCTGCCACATAGATATCTGAATAGAACAGCAATAGAAAACTACTAGAAAACTAAAATTTAGATGAGAAATCATATCATACAGGCAATGATAGTGAGAATCTGTGAGTGTCATCAACAACCAACTCAAAAGGACCTTCCAAATTAACAGCCGTAGAGCTAACACGATGAATCAGAGGCCCTAAATCCTCTTCCACCGATTTGGGCTTCCTCCTCAACTTGCTCCAACTCACAACCTGGTCagagaatttcacaaaaaaattgCTCTTTTTCCCAAACCCAATTCTGAACTCGAAGTTCTGAAACGTTCCAAACCTGAACCTGTTCCCAATAGATTCCGAATTAGGAACCCACAAATCGTTCAAATCCCACTTCTGCTTCAACGAGATTGCCTTCAATACATCCTAATTTCAACGAATCAggtaattaaaagtaaaaaataaatgaacagaaAGGGGGGAGGGAGTGAGAGGGGGTAAGGTGAAataggaaaagaaataaaaaaagaggaCTTACAAAGAAGCAAGAAGCAGGAAGGGAGCGGCGCGGAAGGGGTTAGGGGGTTAGGGTTTTGCAGCGACGTAAGGGAGCAGCGGCAAAGGGGAGCATCCACGGCGAGTGAGGGCAAGGCACAATGAAGGTGGAGGAGTTAGGGCAGTGAGTTTCTCGTCGTGTTGGGGCTTTTGATGGAGGAGTTAGGGCAGAGCACGAACAAGAAGGGGTTAGGGCAGAGCACAACGAACCTTTTTCTCTAAGTGAACTGAGTCTTTAAATGAAGAAGGGGTTTTTTAATTTATCCCTACCTTTTTTTTTCGAgggaaccttttggccacgcttttaaagtgtgccaAAAGGCTTGTAAGAAACGGCTATGCTTTTTGAATGCCACAATAACAAAACTCTGTTGATACACTCTAAAAGCGTGCCGGTTTCTCTCTACAGCTATGCTTTTTAAGCGTGAAAAataaaaacgtggccaaatctcgCATCAATTGTCactctcataaaagcgtggccattgacactggtgcacaaattgtaaatcacactattcacaactcgtaccactaaccagcaagtgcactgggtcgtccaagtaataccttacgtgagtaaaggtcgatcccacggtgaTTGTTGggttgaagaaagctatggttattttgtaattcttagtcaggaaattaataataaaaatgattgggtttgtgaagagtaaatagcataaattaaataatacttattatgcagtaatggagaacagattaaggatttggagatgctctgtcttctgaatctctgctttcctactgtcttcttcttcacgcacgcaaggctctttccacggcaagctgtatgttggtggatcaccgttgtcaatggctaccatccgtcctcttagtgaaaatggtccaaatgtgatGTCACCGAATGGCTAATCATCtctcggttctcactcatgttggaataggatccattgatccttttgcgtctgtcaccacgcccagcactcgtgagtttgaagctcgtcacagtcatctcatcctagatcctactcggaataccacagacaaggtttagactttctggatctcaggaatggccgccaatagtcctagtctataccatgaagactctaatcatgaaccaagaggctaagagatatacactcaatctaaggtagaacggaggtggttgtcaggaacgcgttcataggttgagaatggtgatgagtgtcacggatcatcacattcatcagggtgaagtgcaagtgaatatcttagaatagagacaagcgtgattgaatggaaaactgtagtaattgcattaattcatcgaaacacagcagagctcctcacccccaaccatggggtttagagactcatgccgtcagaaatacagtATGgaacgtgtaaaatgtcatgaggtacatagtctCTAAAAGtaatatttatactaaactagtaactaggatttacagaaaatcattaaactaagatggatagtgcaaaaatctacttctggggcccacttagtgtgtgtttAGACTGAGCATTAAGCTtcacatgtgtagaggcttcttttggagttaaatgccaggttgcagcttgtttgtggcgtttaactctggtttgtaacttgtttctggcgtttaacttcagaatagggcaggaagttggcgatCAAccccagtttgcgtcatcaaaactcgggcaaagtataaactattatatattgctagaaggccctggatgtctactttccaacgcaattgagagcacaccatttgggtttctgtagctccagaaaatgcatttcgagtgcaggaaggtcagaatccaacagcatctgcactcctttttcagcctctgaatcagattttgctcaggtccttcaatttcagccaaaaaatacctgaaattacagaaaaacacacaaactcatagtaaagtccagaaatgtgaattttgctagaaaactaataaaaacatagtaaaaactaattaaattatactaaaaactacctaaaaataatgccaaaaagcgtataaattatccgctcatcacaacaccaaacttaaactgttgcttgtcctcaagcaactagataaataaaataggatagaaagaaggtcaagaggcaataacatctcagagttttacatgaagctcaaattctcattagatgagcgggactagtagctttttgcttctgaacagttttggcatctccattcatcctttgaagttcagaatgattggcctctataggaattcagaattcagatagtgttattgattctcctagtttagtatgttgattcttgaacacagctactttatgagtcttggccgtggccctaagcactttNNNNNNNNNNNNNNNNNNNNNNNNNggatacataaatgccacagacacataactgggtgaaccttttctaattgtgactcagctttgctagagttcctaattagaggtgtccagagttcttaagcacactctttttactttggatcacgactttaaccactcagtctcaagcttttcacttgacaccttcacgccacaagcacatggttagggacagcttggtttagccgcttaggccaggattttattcctttgggccctcctatccactgatgctcaaagccttggaccctttttattttacccttgccttttggtttaaaggggtattggcttttttttttgctgtttcttcttgcttcaagaatcaatttcatgatttttcagattatcaataacatttctctttttcatcattcttcaagagccaacagttttaacattcataaacatcaaattcaaaagacatatgcactgttcaggcattcattcagagaacaaaaagtattgccaccatatataaataatttgaatttttttcttattaaaactcgaaaataaaattgcctccttattctaaaaatctgctattttattcatgtttaatgatgataagaaagataaattataacttatttggggatagaaaaataaaataaataaataaaaaagatgaaggtactaattactactactcatataacttctaaggcagatttctaatagtaaaagttaTCACAAatttaaggctaagattaggactcaacaacctttattttaggagatggatgctcctttagtctgtggggtgcttggccctttaagagatagcttctggcgtttcagctcctgtagctcacgcccttgctcctcttgttccttcagcagtttgcagagcatattattttgaacttgctgttcttcttttagttgatccatagcttcttgcagcttggtgacagaggcCTCTAGGCGGGTCTAGTAGTCAATCTGagagatttctgggaggaactcatgtgccctccttttgatgggaTTGTCTTGCAcctgttgtccttccattgaattttttgtgattgggtgctcgactgagatatactcatccactcccatctttaccccagcatcCTTGCATTGCAGAgatattaagcttgggtaagccaatttagcttctttggagttcttatttgcaattgtgtagagcTCACTCGAAATCAGATCTTCAACTTCCACTTCGTTTCCCTGCATAATACAATGGATCATGACTGCTCTTTTGAGGGTAACCTCAGAGTGGTTACTGGTGGGCAATatggaatgcccaatgaagtccagccagcctctggcgactggtttgagatcccctCTCTTGAGTTGAATTGgaacaccctttgtgttggttgtccacttggttccagggatgcatacATCCTTCAGAATTTGGTCCAAGCGCTTATCTGATCTCACCATTCTCTTACTGAAGGAGTccggatcatcttgtagttgctgcagcttgaagatctctcttattttgtcaatgTGGAAGTAAATAGATTTCcttctgaccatggttcgaaaggtGTAAAAGGCGATTCCAGCCCTTCTTTGCCTATCTGTTTGCCACAcatttgcgtagaattcctgaaccatatttcttcccacctttgtctcaggattagctaggatttcccagcccctgtttcgaatttactcttggat carries:
- the LOC107640552 gene encoding uncharacterized protein LOC107640552; protein product: MEQNDLSSDDEGEDTSELSANEDEKDEEDELDDAANDGGTIKKKIYGKTMCKKLHATYFNDRREVEFFGEQPIGPTKEVVSNLNQILGTTVRNPRFVTLLYTSWHGVPKNLKEDMWEYANQKFILPITSKPWVMKGFCRAWKKYKGEIKKEHFLKYNTKKEMIKNRPLEILEVQFCKLIRYWSLPTVKDVSTKNAENRSKQTCPHPMGSTNFGIVRKQLVI